The DNA region aaaaaattaaaagtatgctGAATTTATGGATCTAACATGAAAAGAACTAAAACGGTCGCATTGCTTAGAAAAGTTGAGTGTTGAGATTTGGAGGTGTAGTGGATTCATGTTCAAAATGCAGATGACTTATCTCTGTGGATAACTTGGTGTAAGAAATAAGTCAACCCATTTCTCTGTGTTTACAATCCTTGTTTGGCTTCAAAGTATTCTATCAGTACAATGATTAAGAAAATGCCTTAAGTGACTTTGCATTTTAGAACAGCttctaaacatacaaaaaatttaCAGAGAACAAAACATTCATGCGATTTAACAGACTGAAGAATTGTGGACATAATTCTTCTGGTAATAATGGGGAAATCACTTTTTATTTGGAGGctctttagattttatttatgtgcTGAAGAACTATTCACTGTAAGATATTATGTGCTTACTAAGAACGTAACAAAATGGTCTGTAACATGAGGGAGAGGATTAAGCATGATGGATGCTTGTATTTACTCTTTAGGACCCAGTGGTTTAGAGGTCCTTTGTCtacacacatttctttctttaatttctggtttaaaaaaatgatgattcCTGGATttgagccatttttaaaaaacttaacacttgtagattttttttacatgatgTTTAATTCTCAGGGGGACTGTAAGGGAGAGAAATAAGGAAGCTTCTGCAAGTTCTTTTAGTTTTGAACTCATTCACACTATATGTAAAATgttgacacattttttaaaaaagtggttaaaaaataactgaataaacatGAGGTATTGATGGAGACACTAGCACTCCATAAGAAGATAGGGAACAGAATTCTGTTTAATGAAAAgttcagaaataattatttttgtcaaCATATTGAAATGAGTAactttaaatttatctttaaaaatacagatgtacTGGCCTCAGTAGCCAAAAAGTTGTCTAGAAAAAGAAGTGGaaatgagtaattttattttataaaactgataCAGAGGTCATTGTCTaagtttcagtttattttgtaaagtgacaagagaataaaaatatactccctaattttgctgttttttttttttttttggtcttacctggttacatttttttcttttacctatttATCCTGACGTTCCTATGGTAGAGGTGGAAAAAATCCTAGTGAAAAGACACAGTCAAAATAAGAAATTGTCTCTGGAAGACAATTAGAATTAGttctgaaatgacaaaatttcgGAACTAATTCGGTTCCTATAGATAGGAGAACTAGAAGAGTTTTAAATGCAGACACTTGAGAGACTAGTAAATCCTGGCAGTGCTGGTGGGAAAGAGTGTGGACTGGCAGAACCTACCTGGAAGgcaatctggccatttgtagccaCAAACTGAAATGTTCATTTgatgaagaaattttatttcttattctctaaCATCAGGAAGTTATCACAGGCAGACAAGACATCTAGAAGAATGCTCTTTgcattgccatttattttttaaaaaggaagtatcTTAGCTATGTACCTGTAAAGGACTGGCATTAAGCTGTGATACATCGTTATGACAATAAAATACAGTAATCAAATTATGtttgaataatatttaaagtCAGGGGGAAAGGGCTCTTTCTATACTGATGAGTGTGGGGAAAGATCAATATCCAAAAGTACCTCAAATTTGTTAAGCATATTTAATTCATatctatacagaaaaaaaaaagactagaaggaaataaaaatgctaactATGTGGTGATGTggaatgatttaaattttatttacctttttagcttttgttttccaaactttCTAGGATAAGTATATATtagttattaataaaaatatttctaaaggtaTGATagggagaatgtgtgtgtgtgtgtgtgtgtgtgtgtgtgtgtgtgtgtgtgtgtgtttgggtgcaCAAAGGTGTGTGAGGTGAAGtggcaaaataaagaaatacgGAATTTGCAGTTGGGTGGGCCTTGTTCATTCGGATTCCTCTCCTCACTTACCTACTCCTATCTGAAGAACCCCAGTTCAGGTGTTAGCAGGTCGCCCAGAAGGAAGAACCGTGGAATGGCAGAGGATCCAAACTGAAGATGGGTCCTCAACTTGGTCCTGCTTCAACCTCCTCTCCATCACACACATATTTGCAAAGTGGAAGCATGCATCTCCTCCTCTGAGTTTTGATTTTCTTGTTCCTAGTTGTGACTAGAAAGGAAGCTGTCTTCTCTACCtacagataaaaatgtaaaagtgcgCGCTGAAGCTGCGCCGAGCCTGGGAAGACCAGGTCCTTTTCCCGGAAGCGCAGGGGAAAGTCCAGCTCCGCGGCCAAAGCTTGTAGCCCAAGATCCTGGCAAGCCCAGGAGCGTCCCCGCCTGTAGGACTGGAGCTCTCTCCGTCCTCCTCTGAGTTCGAGCATCAGTCTCCGGGAGGAACACCAACAAGGTTTCTGGTTTTGCGCCTTAAGGCGAAGAGAGGGGAGAATGATGTCCCTTCTAAGAGGTCGCTTGTCCCCTGGACTTCCGTTccttcttcacttccttccttccttccgtctctCGACAAGCCTAAGAGGATTGAACAAGAGGTCCGGAGTCCCTCGGCCTCCCAGGAGACCCTCCACCCTGCGCCCCTGTGTCTGTTCCAGGACCTACCTAAGCGCTCGGACGGGGAGCTGAGCGGAGCGCCTGCACAGAATTGGACAGCACAGACtgttgaggcaaaaaaaaaaaaaacaaaaaaaacaaaaaaccagtaggaatgtctattttattacttctattttttttttttttttttttaaggtaaagagAAGAGTTTGGACTCCGTAGAAGGCCCCGAAGTCTACAGTTTGGGGAGAAGATTAGCTCCCCACCCACCAGGCCGGCAGAAACCGCTTCTGGGCTGTCGCCTCAACAGGCCCAGCGAATTCTACCTCCTAAGGCGCCCCAGGCTCCTTAGAAAGCAATCGCGTGTATGTTAACTCTCCGGCTGCCACTCTTCTCCATAGCTGTGGGGATTTCTCAAGTCCGGACCAAGCTCCAGAAGGCCAGACTTTCTGTCTTAAAGAGTCCCTCCAGGTCTCTCGGCCGCACCCTGCTGGGTCCTGATGCACCCCCAAGCCCGCGCACGCCCACgagaggaggggacagacacCTCCATCCCACCCGGACTCAGCCGGTTTCCTTCTTTTCGAAGCTCTCCAAGAGCTCGGTCATGAAGGAAATGTAGACGATGGCCAGGCGTAGGGTCTCGATCCGGGACAGCCTCTTCTCGTAAGCAAAAGTGGGCACCTTCCTTCGCAGCTGGTCGAAGGCCTCGTTGAGGTTGAACATCCGCTTCCTCTCGCGGATGTTGGCTGCCTGGCGCTGGGCATAGGTGATCACCCTTTTCCTCTTGGGACGGCCCAGCGGGGACGCGCCTCTCCcatgctcctcttcctcctcctcctcctccccctcgtcTACTTCGCCCTCCTCTTCGGGATCCTCCTCCTCAAAGCGTGCCAGCCTCCTGCGTCTTCCCTCTCGGAGCACAAGGTCTCGGTCCCCAAAGGGAACACCAGGTGCGAAGTCGCAGAGGAGTGGGTGCCCCGGGGAGGCCAGGGACAGGTCTGCGACGAAGTCCAGCACGGTGGCGTCCACGCACCTCTCTGGATAGGCCGCCATCGCGTTGCCTTGGCCCTGCCTCTCATCGGTTTCTCGCAGGGAGGGGCGAGATTCTGGTGAGGGGCTTCCTAACAGCTCCCAATCTGATGCGGCACCATCACCGAAGGGCCAGGGGAATTAACATTTATAACCAAGCTGATAACAGGATTAGTGGCACCGATAGGGAAGGCTCTGACAATGTCCGTCCTCTGGAAACTGATGGAAAAAGACAAGCAAGCTTGAGCGCGCTAGGAAATCTCAAACGGATAGGCCTCCAACGCTGAGATCCTTTTCGCTCGCCACCTGGGACAGTTCCTTTTTGGCAACAACCCCCGGCTCTTACCTGCTGTGCTTTTTGTGTCTCTCCTCACCCCCGCAGCCAACTAATATTCTTCAGGCTCCTTATCTCATGTAGCTCTTTAATTTAGCTTTGGATTTTCAAAGCGAGGATGTTTTCCACCGCTCTGGCTTCTCCTTGGCTTCAGAGTAGAAGTCCCGAATCTTGCCACCCGAGGCTGCCAATGGGTCTGAAACAAGTGCATGTGCTTTTAATGATGTCCTGAAGAGAGGCCCTGTCTGCCAGGGGTCGAGGAGAGCTGTTTGTCTGGTATCCCAGTGCAGCGGCTACTGAAAGGCAAGATCTTCCATTAGCTTAAGTAAGCACGGTAGGGGGGGCCGAGAGCGCATTCCCCAGAGTCGCTGTTGGAACCGGCTTTCTCCTTCCAGGGCATCTAAACGGCTCTCCTGCCGCGTTACAAACCCTGACTTCCAAAGTCTGTTTTGTTGTAATCAGCCTAACGACTGAGATACTTGACTTTCCTTTCCCTACTTATATCTTCCTCATGTAAAGTGGAAGATTTTAATTCAGGGCAAAATgataatggggtgggggggaaggaagctCATAATATTTTTCTCCCGAGTGTGCTTAATTGTGTAACCCCagcgtggcggggggggggggggggtcggggggcaaagcaaaagcaaacactcgcgccccaaaacaaaacaacttcaaTCTCCTCTCAAAAATGCGATTTACCCTTTGATAAAGCAATAAGTCGATCCGCTCACTCTCTGTTGAGAAGTCTTGCAATGTTTAAATTGCCGCTCGGTATTTGTGAACAAAGATAAATCTTGACTTCCATCTGGGTCATTTTCCTCATTGATTTGTACTGCCCTACAGGACTTACCAGTGGAAACTATGCTGTATTGAATTCTATTTAAGGGAGATTTTAAAGTTATCTTTATATCATATTTTTGAGACGTAAAGATATTTGAAATTTGGTGTGACGAAGACAAAATTTTACTAATTTCATATTATCGCTAATATTTTAACAAAGAAgtgttcatttttccttctttgccagtagctatatttatttaattattcggCGTAGGGATTTTTAAGAAGACACAGAAGAGCAGAAAAACATgttagaaaattgttttaaagatagGTTAAAAGAGCCTAAAAAGACCAGTAAAGAGGCGCCTTGGTTCAAGAAAAAATTCCTGAAGACATCAATTCCTATTAAGGAGGGAGTTGTATGACCGTTCAGTTAGTACATTGGACAGCTCCCAGAAACCGCCTATTTCTAACAGGTCAGcacaattccttttcttcctaacCTCCCAGTTTGTGCTTCCAGATACTATTAAAGCAGTATCGTTatgaattcttctttttctttcattcattttttaatacattcgtctctgtgttctctcttgttcttttgtcctttagttgattttcttttctcttgcatttatttttcatgctcCAGTGTGCATTGTGATAACTCAGGCAGAGAAGAATTGAAATTTATGTTCTTGAAAGATGTTAATGAAAATGAGATTCTTGATTATGATTGCCTGTTGATTTTTACCCAACCTCTTTCAAAGAGCagactgaaaaataagaaaaaatgaattgaaatttcAACAGTGGCTAAAGAATAAGTAAATGGGAGGATTAATTTGATTTGTAGTTGTTAAATGTTTCTCATaacttttctcttaaaattttttttaaatgtttatttatttttgagagaaagagagagtgccagctggggaggggcagagactctttccaaagcagtcttcaggctctgagttgtcaggacagagccctacatggggctcaaactcatgccatgagatcatgacctgagccaaagtcgaaagtttaaccaactgagccacctaggtgccccataacatttctgttttaaatgccAACATAAGTGGATTAAATACCTCATCTTGTGAGAATCTAGTTTGGCAATAAAATACATTAGGACACTTACTGAAGGGAAACATGACAgatatttagaagtaaaatttaATACCATAGGTGTAAAAAGCTATCATGGGAATCTAAAGAGGCACTTCTCTTGGATTTTTTGGATTTTATGAAAGGGGATGAATATTTCAACAATcttatcacaaaagaaaattaatgaaattaggTACTGTAGCAGAATTAATGGAACACTACACAGGATGGGgttgaaatattaatattaaaatattaggaaacataaaaatatcttaataggTATGTCTGTAGCAGTAGTTTAAAAATACCTCTCTCTTAATTTTAATCATAACATCCCAAGAAAACACTTCTGTTTATACCACAATAATCTGAGTTTATCCTTTAAGGTTCTAATCATGGTGacacaaatgtttaaattataatgACTGactctattttttgtttataagtATAATGATAGaatagaaataagtgaaattgtttttctctgtttattttgaaacatctactctttttaaaatgcttttgtggATATTTGGTTTCACAGTAAATATACACagtaaatgtaataaatttataaaaatgatttaaaacatttcatcccTTTGGAAGGAACCATTAAACCTCAAgaaacttattcattttattaaaatatttacaaatggaaTAACTGCCTTTTCTGCCATTTGGAAGCTCCAGGAAAATTTTCAggaaatgtaaaaggaaataaattctagGGTTTGTTTATATTTAGAGTTAAGAAATTCTTGCTTACATTCAAACTAACTGCTTGCTATTCTACTTATAATCCTGAGTTCAAATGAAAGTAAGGGCTCCTCAGGATGCTGTAgttcagggattggcaaactttcTTTAATTGGCAAAATAGTAATTTAGGCTTTTTGCAAGTCATAGAATCTCTGCTGAACTACTCAGTTTTGATTTTGTAGTATAAAAGTAGCCATAGACCAtatgtaaatgaaaaagaatggctGTGTTCTCTAAAACTTTATTTCCAACATCAGGCAGTGGGCAGGATTTCACCCTTGaactgtagtttgctgaccctgcCCTATTTAATAAGCCTATCTTCACATTCCTTGGGATACTTATTAGGGGGACTTGCTAAGATAAGACACTCAAACATGTAAGCGAATATTAAGTTGTTGAGCATGTATCTTgtttacatgtgtatatgtgtgttggACACATCACACATATGTGTGATGGACAAGGAATGGAAAAATGCTCCTGAAGTGAAGCAACTGAATCTGTAGGTACTGTCTTTGAAATTACACTGAGGTGTTAGAGTAACAAGGAGAGGCTCTGCATGGGAGGCATACACCAAGCTACCATTACCATTGCAGAGACTCAAGGCTTATTTATAGTCACtgaaaacaaataccaaatatGATGATATGCtctttaaaatattagtattacTAGGTTTTGGGTGAATTACACTTAAGtagaaataagtaaagaaaaggcagaattcCCGGAAAGCAGTCTTTTACTTTGTGAAGTGCTTCTAATTGTCAAAATCCATTCAATGAAGGCAGCTGCTTCAAGAGGCTTATTTATCATTTCCCTCTTATTTCCACCTAAACCACTCTTTCCCCCTCATCATTGTGGCAGAAACTGCTCAGCATTCCCTGGCATCTACTTaccctttttccttttagtaaCAGACCTACCCACACATATGTTAGTTGGGCCCATTTCTGACCCACTGCATTTTAGCTGGGCATATGTCTAGCCCACGACAGTGGAGTCAATGAGACATAATATGTGCAAGTTCAAGTTGgtctttggaaatgaaattgCTTGCCTCCCACTTGGCCCTTTGCTCTCTTCTGGCTTGGGTGCTTTGGCAGCGAGTTAGCGCTGACCATGTAGACAAGGACAGCACACTATGGCAGGGACTGAAAGACTTTTTCTATATAGCGCCAGATAGTACCTGTTTCAGGTTTGTACAATCTCTGTCATAACTACTAAACTCTACCATTGTAAGAtgaaaacatggggtgcctgggtggctcagtcggttaggcgtccgacttctgctcgggtcatgatctcacagttcgtgagtttgagccccgcctcaggctctgtgctgaaagctcagagcctggagcctgcttcaaattctgtctccctctctctctgctcctcccctgctcatgctctgtctctccttcaaaaataaataaaaacatttttaaaaagatgaaaacagctacagaaaacatataaatgaatgggTATAGCAGAGTTCCAATAGAATGTTACTTAAAAAGAAGGTGGTAGGCAGAATTTGATTCTCAGGCTGTAGTTTATTGAATCCTGCCCTATGTGATGGCAGAACAACAGAAAGTTGGGACTTGGAATGATATAATGGAGTAGAGCTGTACCTCTCAAATTCAGAttaatatatgagaaaaaatattct from Panthera leo isolate Ple1 chromosome A2, P.leo_Ple1_pat1.1, whole genome shotgun sequence includes:
- the FERD3L gene encoding fer3-like protein codes for the protein MAAYPERCVDATVLDFVADLSLASPGHPLLCDFAPGVPFGDRDLVLREGRRRRLARFEEEDPEEEGEVDEGEEEEEEEEHGRGASPLGRPKRKRVITYAQRQAANIRERKRMFNLNEAFDQLRRKVPTFAYEKRLSRIETLRLAIVYISFMTELLESFEKKETG